A genomic window from Camelus ferus isolate YT-003-E chromosome 9, BCGSAC_Cfer_1.0, whole genome shotgun sequence includes:
- the NOSIP gene encoding nitric oxide synthase-interacting protein isoform X2: MTRHGKNCTAGAVYTYHEKKKDTAASGYGTQNIRLSRDAVKDFDCCCLSLQPCHDPVVTPDGYLYEREAILEYILHQKKEIARQMKAYEKQRGARREEKKELQRAAAQDQVRGFLEKEAAIVSRPLNPFTPKAASGNDSDDGQPGPSAGPAGKDKDKALPSFWIPSLTPEAKATKLEKPSRIVTCPMSGKPLRMSDLTPVRFTPLDSSVDRVGLITRSERYVCAVTRDSLSNATPCAVLRPSGAVVTLECVEKLIRKDMVDPVNGEKLTDRDIIVLQRGGTGFAGSGVKLQAEKSRPVMQA; this comes from the exons atGACGCGACATGGCAAGAACTGCACGGCAGGGGCCGTCTACACCTACCACGAGAAAAAGAAGGACACAG CGGCCTCAGGCTATGGGACCCAGAACATTCGACTGAGCCGGGATGCCGTCAAGGACTTTGACTGCTGCTGCCTGTCTCTGCAGCCCTGCCATGACCCTGTTGTCAC cccagATGGCTACCTATACGAGCGCGAGGCGATCCTGGAGTACATCTTGCACCAGAAGAAGGAGATCGCTCGGCAGATGAAG GCTTACGAGAAGCAGCGGGGCGCCCGGcgtgaggagaagaaagagctgcAGCGGGCGGCAGCGCAGGACCAGGTgaggggcttcctggagaaggaagcaGCCATCGTGAGCCGGCCCCTCAACCCCTTCACGCCCAAGGCCGCCTCGGGGAACGACTCAG ATGATGGCCAACCTGGGCCCAGCGCAGGCCCCGCAGGCAAGGACAAGGACAAAGCGCTGCCCAGCTTCTGGATCCCGTCGCTGACCCCTGAGGCCAAGGCCACGAAGCTGGAGAAGCCg TCCCGCATCGTGACCTGCCCCATGTCCGGGAAGCCGCTGCGCATGTCGGACCTGACGCCTGTGCGCTTCACGCCGCTGGACAGCTCGGTGGACCGCGTGGGGCTCATCACGCGCAGCGAGCGCTACGTCTGCGCCGTGACCCGCGACAGCCTGAGCAACGCCACTCCTTGCGCCGTGCTGCGGCCCTC TGGGGCCGTGGTCACCCTCGAGTGCGTGGAGAAGCTGATTCGCAAGGACATGGTGGACCCTGTGAATGGGGAGAAGCTCACAGACCGCGACATCATCGTACTGCAGCGG GGCGGGACGGGCTTCGCAGGCTCCGGAGTGAAGCTGCAGGCCGAGAAGTCCAGGCCGGTGATGCAGGCCTGA
- the NOSIP gene encoding nitric oxide synthase-interacting protein isoform X1, producing MTRHGKNCTAGAVYTYHEKKKDTAASGYGTQNIRLSRDAVKDFDCCCLSLQPCHDPVVTPDGYLYEREAILEYILHQKKEIARQMKAYEKQRGARREEKKELQRAAAQDQVRGFLEKEAAIVSRPLNPFTPKAASGNDSADDGQPGPSAGPAGKDKDKALPSFWIPSLTPEAKATKLEKPSRIVTCPMSGKPLRMSDLTPVRFTPLDSSVDRVGLITRSERYVCAVTRDSLSNATPCAVLRPSGAVVTLECVEKLIRKDMVDPVNGEKLTDRDIIVLQRGGTGFAGSGVKLQAEKSRPVMQA from the exons atGACGCGACATGGCAAGAACTGCACGGCAGGGGCCGTCTACACCTACCACGAGAAAAAGAAGGACACAG CGGCCTCAGGCTATGGGACCCAGAACATTCGACTGAGCCGGGATGCCGTCAAGGACTTTGACTGCTGCTGCCTGTCTCTGCAGCCCTGCCATGACCCTGTTGTCAC cccagATGGCTACCTATACGAGCGCGAGGCGATCCTGGAGTACATCTTGCACCAGAAGAAGGAGATCGCTCGGCAGATGAAG GCTTACGAGAAGCAGCGGGGCGCCCGGcgtgaggagaagaaagagctgcAGCGGGCGGCAGCGCAGGACCAGGTgaggggcttcctggagaaggaagcaGCCATCGTGAGCCGGCCCCTCAACCCCTTCACGCCCAAGGCCGCCTCGGGGAACGACTCAG CAGATGATGGCCAACCTGGGCCCAGCGCAGGCCCCGCAGGCAAGGACAAGGACAAAGCGCTGCCCAGCTTCTGGATCCCGTCGCTGACCCCTGAGGCCAAGGCCACGAAGCTGGAGAAGCCg TCCCGCATCGTGACCTGCCCCATGTCCGGGAAGCCGCTGCGCATGTCGGACCTGACGCCTGTGCGCTTCACGCCGCTGGACAGCTCGGTGGACCGCGTGGGGCTCATCACGCGCAGCGAGCGCTACGTCTGCGCCGTGACCCGCGACAGCCTGAGCAACGCCACTCCTTGCGCCGTGCTGCGGCCCTC TGGGGCCGTGGTCACCCTCGAGTGCGTGGAGAAGCTGATTCGCAAGGACATGGTGGACCCTGTGAATGGGGAGAAGCTCACAGACCGCGACATCATCGTACTGCAGCGG GGCGGGACGGGCTTCGCAGGCTCCGGAGTGAAGCTGCAGGCCGAGAAGTCCAGGCCGGTGATGCAGGCCTGA
- the RCN3 gene encoding LOW QUALITY PROTEIN: reticulocalbin-3 (The sequence of the model RefSeq protein was modified relative to this genomic sequence to represent the inferred CDS: inserted 1 base in 1 codon), translated as MSAHWSEGGASTLQEAGPLRCGAWLESRQIGHLFAERRVEHSEVKLPNGGLMMWRPSLLLLLLLLRRGAEGKPSPDAGPHGQGRVHQAAPLSEAPHDDAHGNFXYDHEAFLGREVAKEFDQLSPEESQARLGRIVDRMDRAGDGDGWVSLTELRAWIAHTQQRHIRDSVSAAWNTYDTDRDGRVGWEELRNATYGHYEPGEEFHDVEDAETYKKMLARDERRFRVADQDGDSVATREELTAFLHPEEFPHMRDIVIAETLEDLDKNKDGYVQVEEYIADLYSAEPGEEEPAWVQTEREQFRDFRDLNKDGRLDGSEVGHWVLPPAQDQPLVEANHLLHESDTDKDGRLSKAEILGNWNMFVGSQATNYGEDLTRHHDEL; from the exons ATGAGCGCTCATTGGTCGGAGGGCGGGGCCTCTACGCTGCAGGAGGCGGGGCCTCTACGCTGCGGGGCCTGGCTGGAGAGCCGCCAAATTGGGCATCTTTTTGCAGAACGCAGAGTGGAACATAGCGAAGTGAAGCTGCCTAACGGG GGACTGATGATGTGGCGACCGTCACTTCtactgctgctgttgctgcttaGGCGCGGAGCCGAGGGGAAGCCGTCTCCTGACGCCGGCCCTCATGGCCAGGGGAGGGTGCACCAGGCGGCCCCCCTGAGCGAGGCCCCTCATGATGACGCTCACGGGAACT AATATGACCACGAGGCTTTTCTGGGACGAGAAGTGGCCAAGGAATTCGACCAACTCAGCCCAGAGGAAAGCCAAGCCCGTCTGGG GCGCATCGTGGACCGCATGGACCGCGCCGGGGATGGGGACGGCTGGGTGTCGCTGACCGAGCTCCGCGCGTGGATCGCGCACACGCAGCAGCGGCACATAAGGGACTCAGTGAGCGCGGCCTGGAACACATACGACACCGACCGCGACGGGCGTGTGGGTTGGGAGGAGCTGCGTAACGCCACCTACGGTCACTACGAGCCTG GTGAAGAATTTCACGATGTGGAGGATGCAGAAACCTACAAGAAGATGCTGGCTCGGGACGAGCGGCGTTTCCGAGTGGCTGACCAGGATGGGGACTCAGTGGCCACTCGGGAAGAACTGACGGCCTTCTTGCACCCTGAGGAGTTCCCTCACATGCGGGACATCGTGATCGCT GAAACCCTGGAGGATCTGGACAAGAACAAAGATGGCTACGTGCAAGTGGAGGAATACATTG CGGATCTGTACTCAGCcgagcctggggaggaggagccggCCTGGGTGCAGACGGAGCGGGAGCAGTTCCGGGACTTCCGTGATCTGAACAAGGACGGGCGGCTGGATGGGAGTGAGGTCGGCCACTGGGTGCTGCCCCCCGCCCAGGACCAGCCACTGGTAGAGGCCAACCACTTGCTGCACGAGAGCGACACGGACAAG GATGGGCGTCTGAGCAAGGCCGAGATCTTGGGCAATTGGAACATGTTCGTGGGCAGCCAGGCCACCAACTACGGCGAGGACCTGACACGTCACCACGATGAGCTCTGA
- the FCGRT gene encoding IgG receptor FcRn large subunit p51 isoform X2, with translation MRVPRSQPWGLALLLLLLPGTLRAAESHRSLLYHFTAVSNPASGTPAFWVSGWLGPQQYLSYNNLRAQAEPYGAWVWESQVSWYWEKETTDLRDKEKLFLEALKVFGDRDSYTLQGLLGCELGPDNVSVPMAKYALNGEEFMEFDPKLGIWDGDWPEARTVGIKWMKHPEAVNKEKTFLLYSCPHRLLGHLERGRGNLEWKEPPSMRLKARPGNPGFSVLTCSAFSFYPPELQLRFLRNGLAAGSGEGDVVPNGDGSFYAWSSLTVKSGDEHQYRCWVQHVGLAQPLTVELESPAKSSVPVIGIFIGFLLLMTVAAGGALLWRRRKGLPAPWIAFRGDDIGALLPTPGLSKDAES, from the exons ATGCGGGTCCCCCGGTCTCAGCCCTGGGGGCTCgctctcctgcttctcctcttgCCTGGAACGCTGCGTGCAG CGGAGAGCCATCGCTCTCTTCTGTACCACTTCACCGCCGTGTCCAACCCGGCCTCGGGGACGCCTGCCTTCTGGGTATCAGGCTGGCTGGGCCCACAGCAGTACCTGAGCTACAATAACCTGCGGGCCCAGGCTGAGCCGTATGGGGCTTGGGTCTGGGAAAGCCAGGTGTCCTGGTACTGGGAGAAAGAGACGACCGATCTGAGGGACAAGGAGAAACTCTTCCTCGAAGCTCTCAAAGTCTTCGGGGACAGAG ATTCCTACACCCTGCAGGGCCTGCTGGGCTGCGAGTTAGGCCCTGACAACGTCTCAGTGCCCATGGCCAAGTATGCCCTGAACGGTGAGGAGTTCATGGAGTTCGACCCCAAGCTGGGCATCTGGGATGGGGACTGGCCTGAGGCCCGGACCGTCGGTATCAAGTGGATGAAGCACCCTGAGGCGGTCAACAAGGAGAAGACCTTCCTGCTCTACTCCTGCCCCCACCGGCTGCTGGGGCATCTGGAGAGGGGCCGTGGCAATCTGGAGTGGAAGG AGCCACCCTCCATGCGCCTGAAGGCCCGACCAGGCAACCCGGGCTTTTCCGTGCTCACCTGCAGTGCCTTCTCCTTCTACCCACCGGAGCTGCAACTGCGATTCCTACGGAATGGGCTGGCAGCTGGCTCTGGTGAGGGCGACGTTGTCCCCAACGGCGATGGCTCCTTCTACGCCTGGTCATCACTAACAGTCAAAAGCGGTGACGAGCACCAGTACCGCTGCTGGGTGCAGCACGTGGGGCTGGCCCAGCCCCTCACTGTGGAGCTGG AATCACCAGCCAAGTCCTCGGTACCAGTGATTGGAATCTTCATCGGCTTCCTACTGCTCATGACAGTGGCTGCAGGAGGAGCTCTGctgtggaggaggagaaagggactGCCAG cCCCTTGGATCGCTTTCCGTGGGGACGATATAGGGGCCCTCCTGCCCACTCCTGGCCTTTCCAAAGATGCTGAATCTTAG
- the FCGRT gene encoding IgG receptor FcRn large subunit p51 isoform X1, with the protein MDEEDIVVIFLDRAQPPSLRGGLAGPDLGEWGRGGAGVLRNHAPPPAPGLPLRMRVPRSQPWGLALLLLLLPGTLRAAESHRSLLYHFTAVSNPASGTPAFWVSGWLGPQQYLSYNNLRAQAEPYGAWVWESQVSWYWEKETTDLRDKEKLFLEALKVFGDRDSYTLQGLLGCELGPDNVSVPMAKYALNGEEFMEFDPKLGIWDGDWPEARTVGIKWMKHPEAVNKEKTFLLYSCPHRLLGHLERGRGNLEWKEPPSMRLKARPGNPGFSVLTCSAFSFYPPELQLRFLRNGLAAGSGEGDVVPNGDGSFYAWSSLTVKSGDEHQYRCWVQHVGLAQPLTVELESPAKSSVPVIGIFIGFLLLMTVAAGGALLWRRRKGLPAPWIAFRGDDIGALLPTPGLSKDAES; encoded by the exons ATGGACGAGGAGGACATTGTTGTCATTTTCCTCGATCGAGCGCAGCCGCCGAGCCTTCGTGGTGGCCTAGCAGGACCGGACCtgggggagtggggcaggggcggggcgggggtcctGAGGAATCAcgcgccccctcccgccccaggTCTCCCGCTGAGGATGCGGGTCCCCCGGTCTCAGCCCTGGGGGCTCgctctcctgcttctcctcttgCCTGGAACGCTGCGTGCAG CGGAGAGCCATCGCTCTCTTCTGTACCACTTCACCGCCGTGTCCAACCCGGCCTCGGGGACGCCTGCCTTCTGGGTATCAGGCTGGCTGGGCCCACAGCAGTACCTGAGCTACAATAACCTGCGGGCCCAGGCTGAGCCGTATGGGGCTTGGGTCTGGGAAAGCCAGGTGTCCTGGTACTGGGAGAAAGAGACGACCGATCTGAGGGACAAGGAGAAACTCTTCCTCGAAGCTCTCAAAGTCTTCGGGGACAGAG ATTCCTACACCCTGCAGGGCCTGCTGGGCTGCGAGTTAGGCCCTGACAACGTCTCAGTGCCCATGGCCAAGTATGCCCTGAACGGTGAGGAGTTCATGGAGTTCGACCCCAAGCTGGGCATCTGGGATGGGGACTGGCCTGAGGCCCGGACCGTCGGTATCAAGTGGATGAAGCACCCTGAGGCGGTCAACAAGGAGAAGACCTTCCTGCTCTACTCCTGCCCCCACCGGCTGCTGGGGCATCTGGAGAGGGGCCGTGGCAATCTGGAGTGGAAGG AGCCACCCTCCATGCGCCTGAAGGCCCGACCAGGCAACCCGGGCTTTTCCGTGCTCACCTGCAGTGCCTTCTCCTTCTACCCACCGGAGCTGCAACTGCGATTCCTACGGAATGGGCTGGCAGCTGGCTCTGGTGAGGGCGACGTTGTCCCCAACGGCGATGGCTCCTTCTACGCCTGGTCATCACTAACAGTCAAAAGCGGTGACGAGCACCAGTACCGCTGCTGGGTGCAGCACGTGGGGCTGGCCCAGCCCCTCACTGTGGAGCTGG AATCACCAGCCAAGTCCTCGGTACCAGTGATTGGAATCTTCATCGGCTTCCTACTGCTCATGACAGTGGCTGCAGGAGGAGCTCTGctgtggaggaggagaaagggactGCCAG cCCCTTGGATCGCTTTCCGTGGGGACGATATAGGGGCCCTCCTGCCCACTCCTGGCCTTTCCAAAGATGCTGAATCTTAG